The following DNA comes from Xiphias gladius isolate SHS-SW01 ecotype Sanya breed wild chromosome 10, ASM1685928v1, whole genome shotgun sequence.
AGATGTATATTGAGCTAAAGCGTAAAATGGCAAATGGTCAATGAGTCACGGCCAATTTCCTGCTAAGCCCCAGTCCTTAGCGACGACTTTTGGTTGATGGCGGCCATGTGTGTGAACGGATCATTTATAGTAGAACTGTGTAGCTCGGTACATACCAAATTTAGTGCTGATCATAGACTGTAAATTAAAAGGTACTGATACagtacaaaatccaaaaaagtagtcactttactgtttttcagaTCATGCAAGTTAGTTTAAAAATCCATCACGGTGGACACTTACTGGACCATACTGAGCTGGACTTGTGTGTCCAGTTTCAAGTGACTTATGATTTGAGGCGTGTTGCCTTTCCAAAACTGCATTTTTGGGCCTTAATTACGGCCTCACTCTGGCCAATTGGGCTCATTTTTCTTAGGAGGCACTTGCAGATCGCTTCCAGTTTTTGGGCCAAGTTCCTCGTTCCAGCTCGCGGCAATTTGAGCCACGGCAAAAGACAACAAcgataataacaaaaataataataataataataataataataataataataataataataataatgatgatgatgataataataaaattgtaaCACTGTAAATCGTCAAAGTAAATGCATTAGTAAAAGGCTTCTGTGACTTAAATATGTTCCCATCTGAATTATAATATTCGCAGCTAAattaacagtattttttaatctggtttggaaaaataaatcttaaaaaaaaaaaaaaaaaaccttcttgAATAACAATCGGCGTCATCACGGCGCGACGGCTTCATCGGCGTCCGTTGTTGCAGTGTAAACATGAGCCCACGGTGTGTTTACATGGTATAACCTTTAAACAACTGCGAAAATAAACGCTGCCGCTTGGTTTTAAACTTTACTTGGTCACAGTGGGAGTTCCTGTAGCCGCAGTGTCAGCAGACAACTATTATTTTACCCGTGTTGCGCTCTCCCGAGGCGGTCGGAGCTCCGGCGTCTAGCCGCTAACGGTCAGGTCACGGATGGCGGAGCCGCCGCAGCTTCCACCTGAGGTCTGGGTGTACGTGTTCAGCTACCTGAGCACGGAGGAGAAACACACGCTCCGCACCTGCTGCAGGTACCTCAAGAAGCTCATCGACCACCCGTCCCTGTGGAGGGACTACACGGTGGTGCTGTCCGACCTCCGCCGGTACACCTACGGCTTCTGGGACACGCTGCGGCACCGCAAGCTCACCCGGGTGGCGGTGCGACACCTGCGGCGCAAGGAGTGGCGGCGGCTCGTCAAGTTCCTCCCGTCGCTCACGGCCATCGGATTCGTGGACGGGGGGCGGCTGTACAAGGAGAAATACCTGGATAACCTATCGCGGTTCCCCGACCTGAGGGACCTCGGGGTGCGGAACGCCACCTGGGACGAGGCGATGCTGGGCCGGACCTTGAGCGAGCAGCTGCGGGAGCGGCTGACTCGCCTGAGCGTCTGCAACGTCCGGCTGCCCTGCACCGTGGAGTTCATAGACACCGTGTCGCACCTGGTCAACCTGCGGTACCTGCTCTTCCACCAGCAGGGGGAGGGCTACGGGCTGGACACGGTGAGGCCGGTGCCCGGAGGGGTCTTCCACAACCTGCTGCTGAACCTGAGGAGGCTGAAGCACCTGTCCTGGGGGATGAGGGGGGAACCGCCGGAGCCGCTGCCCGACGACTACCTGAGCCCCGCGGACCCGCAGCAGCCAGGTCAGCCGGTAACCTCCACCTGACCACCTGTCTGCGTGTCCTCCTCACtgcggacagacagacagggggagGTGAGGGACCCTGCGgtgatagatagacagatatatagataggcaggcagacaggcaggcaggaaggCAGGTAGACAAATAtatagacagacaggtagatagacagacagacagacagacagacagatatatagacaggcagacagacaggcaggcaggcagaca
Coding sequences within:
- the LOC120795494 gene encoding uncharacterized protein LOC120795494, which translates into the protein MAEPPQLPPEVWVYVFSYLSTEEKHTLRTCCRYLKKLIDHPSLWRDYTVVLSDLRRYTYGFWDTLRHRKLTRVAVRHLRRKEWRRLVKFLPSLTAIGFVDGGRLYKEKYLDNLSRFPDLRDLGVRNATWDEAMLGRTLSEQLRERLTRLSVCNVRLPCTVEFIDTVSHLVNLRYLLFHQQGEGYGLDTVRPVPGGVFHNLLLNLRRLKHLSWGMRGEPPEPLPDDYLSPADPQQPGSGRYGGPALTSLELVDYPETILPENALRSLTSLRSLTIRYRYIREGIGCRLTSWLSPLQQLETLTIIGGNSLATYTTTIPSSVTRLTLRVAITLKDMDSIAPKVPALEHLDIEQNRSSGSLCRRIPMLFPQLRTLRIRFFRREPEKDLLSLHRLRHLVQLELLVERSFILRDYLNGHPWPSPCVQELINQLRELSENRITVITTMRQRNPLRECDCVWEGD